A genomic region of Photobacterium swingsii contains the following coding sequences:
- the flgH gene encoding flagellar basal body L-ring protein FlgH, with the protein MKKFLCGCVFLTLTGCEMMPPPDTGSDVEKATTNVDAVEGSTQKDSDLVDMLRRRTDPQAGDPAWASIRPQPKPEHYATSTGSLFSQSQVQDLYDDTKPRGIGDIVTVLLEEKTQAKKSASSDLDKKTDMSMDPMAIGGQNLQIGGRELSYEVKNQNKFAGTTSADQSNSIKGEISVEVIDVLANGNLMVRGEKWLTLNTGDEYIRVSGTIRPDDISQENTVTSTRITNARIQYSGTGDRQDIQEQGWLGRFFNVTL; encoded by the coding sequence ATGAAAAAATTCTTGTGTGGCTGTGTTTTTTTGACACTGACGGGTTGTGAAATGATGCCACCGCCTGATACAGGTAGTGATGTTGAGAAAGCGACGACGAACGTGGACGCTGTTGAAGGCTCGACACAAAAAGACTCCGATCTGGTGGATATGCTCCGTCGCCGTACCGATCCTCAAGCCGGTGATCCGGCGTGGGCAAGTATTCGCCCTCAGCCTAAGCCTGAACATTATGCAACATCGACAGGATCGTTATTCAGTCAAAGCCAAGTGCAAGATTTATACGATGACACCAAGCCCCGTGGGATTGGTGACATAGTGACAGTGCTATTAGAAGAGAAAACGCAAGCGAAAAAGAGTGCGAGTTCTGATCTCGATAAGAAAACCGACATGAGCATGGATCCGATGGCGATCGGTGGTCAAAACCTGCAAATTGGTGGTCGTGAACTGTCTTATGAAGTGAAAAACCAAAACAAATTCGCAGGAACGACATCGGCTGATCAGAGCAACAGCATTAAAGGTGAAATCTCGGTTGAAGTCATTGACGTGCTAGCAAATGGCAACTTAATGGTGCGTGGTGAAAAGTGGTTAACCTTGAACACGGGTGATGAATACATCCGCGTTAGCGGCACGATTCGCCCGGATGATATTTCACAAGAAAATACCGTCACATCAACACGCATTACCAATGCGCGTATCCAGTATTCAGGTACGGGTGATCGCCAAGATATTCAAGAACAAGGTTGGCTAGGCCGATTCTTTAACGTCACCTTATAA
- the flgJ gene encoding flagellar assembly peptidoglycan hydrolase FlgJ, protein MKNVDAGFVHDLSSLDRLRAGIKDDEQGSLRAAAVQFESIFTQMLFKSMRQANEAFESDLMSSTNTKFFEQMHDEQMASELSSTGSLGLADLIVNQLGGEQEKPPEDVIRNAIHDSPLRLPVDKNGNKPDQAMVDKAADDAIKAMKASQAQQSAVMAPPLAKANPESFDSPEEFVSKLQPYAEKAANALGTDPAVLIAQAALETGWGKKVIKNAAGSSNNLFNIKADPRWQGGKVATNTLEFHNGIAVQEKAAFRSYNDYQDSFNDYVRFLNQNPRYENALNSPEDPRQFIRNLHKAGYATDPNYSQKVISVMDKVTSMMK, encoded by the coding sequence ATTAAAAATGTAGATGCGGGATTTGTTCATGACCTATCAAGCCTAGATCGCTTACGGGCCGGGATCAAAGATGATGAGCAAGGATCGTTACGTGCCGCCGCAGTACAGTTTGAATCTATCTTTACTCAAATGTTATTTAAATCCATGCGACAAGCCAATGAAGCATTTGAATCGGATTTAATGAGCAGCACTAACACCAAGTTCTTTGAGCAGATGCACGATGAACAAATGGCCAGTGAGCTAAGCAGTACTGGCTCATTAGGGTTGGCGGATTTGATCGTTAACCAATTAGGGGGCGAGCAAGAAAAACCACCTGAAGATGTGATCCGTAATGCGATCCATGACTCGCCATTACGCTTACCTGTCGATAAAAACGGTAACAAGCCTGATCAAGCGATGGTTGATAAAGCCGCTGATGATGCAATTAAAGCGATGAAAGCATCACAAGCGCAGCAATCGGCAGTTATGGCACCACCGTTAGCCAAAGCAAACCCCGAAAGTTTTGATAGCCCTGAAGAGTTTGTCAGTAAATTGCAGCCATACGCAGAAAAAGCGGCCAACGCGTTAGGGACAGATCCTGCCGTTTTGATCGCTCAAGCTGCGCTCGAAACAGGCTGGGGTAAAAAAGTTATCAAGAATGCTGCGGGTTCAAGTAACAACTTATTTAATATCAAAGCGGATCCACGTTGGCAGGGCGGTAAAGTCGCCACTAATACCTTGGAGTTTCATAACGGGATCGCGGTACAAGAAAAAGCGGCCTTCCGTTCGTATAACGATTACCAAGATAGCTTTAATGATTATGTGCGGTTTTTAAACCAAAACCCACGCTATGAAAATGCCCTGAATTCACCGGAAGATCCCCGTCAGTTTATCCGTAATTTGCACAAAGCGGGCTACGCGACTGATCCGAATTACTCACAAAAAGTGATCAGCGTGATGGATAAAGTCACCAGTATGATGAAGTAA
- a CDS encoding tetratricopeptide repeat protein: MTSETNKASFTLEEAFNLAVEHYQKGEKEAARNIFEQILTAAPDAVPVLQVLSVLDMEDNHFTAAETKLRHAQSLAPEDLSLTLDLAIAIKAQGRNKDALRYTEDVLSLDPTNAAALQLRQELTALMGQRGASKRDQKQLEQIKQHKSQQLDTEIAETLAVVETLMTQGQNEQAEQLIIAILSLDENNREAIHKWSQLLMLQEKNIEAAHQLKRLLALNPTDELAALLLSKVYARLNQYAEGRLVCQNFVRAAGHHAQIEKQWLVMCVKDKQWLQGEALGKPLKQRYPEDNDICYLYTLCSFHLLRNRHNYTPETMQATIDCIDQAMVGASQKRLNELLSYKAEVTWYLGDIQQAESYFTDVFRMNPDNLQMRWLQHILFLHRNNWQEYYPAYELGIELDERVNHTSDMPRWHANLAKEETVIVLPEQGVGDEIRFYHNLNFIIERAQKVFVACDQRLVPYLSLAYPTVSYIPLKRSQEKHLLDIPTEIVQQCTSWIPAGSIGGEIYAKTSKHWAKPHYGVFPADLKQHWQDKIDAHHSGKGLRIGISWRSGLGSASRNINFLKTHEVAHFIKQFPGATFYNLQYGECSKELKKIEKLSGVKVIQLEGLDLRDDFLATAAVMDSLDVVFTAPTAVHMLTVTTTTPCYVYGAGSNESNFAEPTEYFGDMNEKQEFFFRFPPLMDNKYPMIEAISQRIKADFTR, translated from the coding sequence ATGACAAGTGAGACAAATAAGGCGTCCTTCACGTTAGAAGAAGCGTTTAACCTCGCGGTGGAACACTATCAAAAAGGCGAAAAAGAGGCGGCGAGAAATATTTTTGAACAAATACTCACTGCCGCTCCTGATGCTGTACCTGTTTTACAGGTGCTCTCTGTCTTAGATATGGAAGATAACCATTTTACTGCCGCTGAAACAAAACTTCGTCATGCTCAGAGCCTAGCGCCTGAAGATCTTTCTCTCACTTTAGATCTTGCTATCGCCATTAAAGCTCAAGGTCGAAACAAAGATGCATTGCGTTATACGGAAGATGTTTTATCTCTCGACCCAACCAATGCCGCTGCATTACAACTGCGGCAAGAGCTTACCGCACTCATGGGGCAACGCGGTGCCAGTAAACGCGACCAAAAGCAGCTAGAACAGATAAAACAGCATAAATCACAGCAACTCGATACTGAGATTGCCGAGACACTCGCAGTGGTCGAGACCTTAATGACTCAAGGTCAAAATGAGCAAGCTGAACAATTAATTATTGCGATTCTATCGTTAGATGAAAATAACCGTGAAGCCATTCATAAATGGTCACAGTTATTGATGCTACAAGAGAAAAATATTGAAGCGGCCCACCAGCTCAAACGTTTATTAGCGCTCAATCCTACCGATGAACTTGCTGCACTTTTACTATCAAAAGTGTATGCCCGATTAAACCAATACGCAGAAGGCAGACTCGTTTGCCAAAACTTCGTCCGAGCAGCAGGCCACCATGCGCAGATTGAGAAACAATGGCTGGTCATGTGCGTCAAAGACAAACAATGGCTTCAAGGTGAAGCACTGGGTAAACCGCTAAAACAACGCTACCCTGAAGATAACGATATTTGCTATTTGTACACTTTATGTAGCTTTCACTTGTTACGTAATCGCCACAATTACACGCCAGAAACAATGCAAGCGACTATCGATTGTATAGATCAAGCCATGGTTGGAGCCTCTCAAAAGCGACTTAACGAACTACTCAGCTACAAAGCTGAGGTCACTTGGTATTTAGGTGATATTCAGCAAGCTGAGAGCTATTTTACTGATGTTTTTCGCATGAACCCTGACAATTTACAAATGCGTTGGCTTCAGCATATTTTGTTTTTACACCGCAATAACTGGCAAGAGTATTACCCGGCCTACGAACTGGGTATTGAGCTTGATGAGCGTGTTAACCACACCAGTGATATGCCTCGCTGGCACGCAAACCTAGCAAAAGAAGAAACGGTTATTGTTCTCCCTGAACAAGGTGTTGGTGATGAAATCCGTTTTTATCATAACCTCAACTTCATTATCGAGCGCGCGCAAAAAGTCTTTGTGGCTTGCGATCAACGCTTAGTGCCTTATTTATCACTCGCCTACCCAACAGTTAGCTACATTCCACTTAAGCGATCTCAAGAAAAGCACTTACTTGATATTCCAACCGAAATCGTTCAGCAATGTACCAGCTGGATCCCTGCAGGCAGCATAGGGGGTGAAATTTATGCAAAGACCAGTAAGCACTGGGCCAAACCCCATTATGGCGTGTTCCCTGCGGATCTAAAACAACACTGGCAAGACAAGATAGATGCCCATCATTCAGGTAAAGGACTCAGAATCGGCATTAGCTGGCGTAGTGGTTTAGGCTCTGCCTCTCGTAACATTAACTTCCTAAAAACTCATGAAGTGGCACACTTTATTAAGCAGTTTCCTGGTGCGACTTTCTATAACTTGCAGTACGGTGAATGCAGTAAAGAATTAAAGAAAATTGAGAAGTTAAGCGGCGTGAAAGTGATTCAGCTTGAAGGGCTAGACCTGCGTGATGATTTCCTTGCCACTGCAGCTGTTATGGATTCACTGGATGTTGTCTTCACAGCCCCAACCGCGGTGCACATGTTAACCGTGACAACCACAACACCTTGTTATGTGTATGGCGCTGGCTCGAATGAATCGAATTTTGCAGAACCAACAGAATACTTTGGTGACATGAATGAAAAGCAAGAATTCTTCTTCCGCTTCCCACCACTGATGGATAACAAATATCCGATGATTGAGGCGATTAGTCAGCGGATCAAGGCAGACTTCACACGCTAA
- a CDS encoding flagellin translates to MAVTVNTNVSAMTAQRYLNQASEASGKSMERLATGSKINSAKDDAAGLQISNRLMTQSRGLDVAVRNANDGISMAQTAEGSMQETTSILQRMRDLSLQSANGSNSSEDRTSMQEEVTALQDELNRIAETTSFGGTKLLNGTFNTRSFQVGSDSGEAVQMEIKNVRADEAKMGGQVHTATNGASAGWEVKAGSTLTIKVNGGATIDVNVKAGDDIEELATKINGAVDGINASVGDDGKLQVVSAAGESVTFAGAVGTSLGLTSGAGTKETIQDVDIKNVAGAQKAVALIDNALKYVDSNRAELGASQNRLNHTINNLNNVNENVSASNSRIRDTDFAKETTQMTKSQILSQASTSILAQAKQTPQAALSLLG, encoded by the coding sequence ATGGCAGTTACAGTAAATACTAACGTTTCTGCAATGACCGCTCAGCGTTACTTAAACCAAGCGTCTGAAGCGTCTGGTAAATCAATGGAGCGTCTTGCTACTGGTAGTAAGATCAACAGTGCGAAAGACGATGCTGCTGGTCTTCAAATCTCCAACCGTTTGATGACTCAAAGCCGTGGCCTTGATGTTGCTGTTCGAAATGCTAACGATGGTATTTCAATGGCGCAAACCGCTGAAGGTTCAATGCAAGAAACAACAAGCATCTTGCAACGTATGCGTGACCTATCGCTACAATCTGCTAACGGCTCGAACTCTTCAGAAGACCGTACGTCTATGCAAGAAGAAGTAACAGCACTTCAAGACGAACTTAACCGTATCGCAGAAACAACCTCTTTTGGTGGTACTAAACTGCTTAACGGTACGTTCAATACACGTTCTTTCCAAGTAGGTTCGGATTCAGGTGAAGCCGTACAAATGGAAATTAAAAACGTACGTGCTGATGAAGCGAAAATGGGTGGTCAAGTTCACACCGCAACTAACGGCGCTTCAGCGGGTTGGGAAGTAAAAGCAGGTTCAACGTTGACGATTAAAGTTAACGGTGGCGCGACTATCGACGTTAACGTTAAAGCTGGTGACGATATCGAAGAACTAGCAACCAAGATCAATGGTGCGGTTGACGGTATCAATGCTTCTGTCGGTGACGACGGTAAACTACAAGTTGTTTCTGCTGCTGGTGAATCAGTAACATTTGCTGGTGCTGTTGGTACATCTCTTGGTCTAACAAGTGGTGCTGGTACTAAAGAAACAATTCAAGATGTTGATATCAAAAATGTTGCTGGCGCACAGAAAGCGGTAGCTCTTATCGATAACGCGCTTAAGTATGTTGATTCAAACCGTGCAGAGCTAGGTGCTTCGCAAAACCGTTTGAACCACACCATTAACAACTTGAACAACGTTAATGAAAACGTATCGGCATCTAACAGCCGTATCCGTGATACAGACTTTGCGAAAGAAACCACGCAAATGACGAAGAGCCAGATTCTATCTCAAGCTTCTACGTCTATCTTGGCGCAAGCAAAACAAACGCCACAAGCGGCACTTAGCCTACTAGGTTAA
- the flgK gene encoding flagellar hook-associated protein FlgK produces MGFDLLNMGSQGVLTAQRQLNTTSHNINNVNTEGYSRQSVVQSTNDPIWWGGNQYGTGVHAAEVRRGYDQFATNELNLTTTNLNYASEREGQLGRLDNMLANSAKKIPEDMNQWYDAIKGMADSPSDIGSRKVVLEKAKLVAAGLNDNHKVLAQQQTETNDILARTLDRVNDIGRELVDIHQAIIKTPTAGSDNDLLDRHQALINELSQYTKVTVTRKNDETFNIMIGSGHTLVSGTESSQLKMVDGNPDPRQTQLAMVEGKSLKVIRNDDIGGKLAALFQFRDETLAQAMDEMGRIAIGFSDSMNELQSQGLDLKGRVGENIFHDINSPETAAARALIPKGSTAAVNVYIDDIKALKSGEYQLSFDGSQHKLVSPDGQSQTVMPSGTPPKFSIDGLEIEIAAPIGIGEPILIRPTRTSASEIRVTMEDPSKLAAQSYMSSATKAHGTADLQVSTPGALREFQVAISPDASQFAVLDMKGQILQAPQAYPPAGDVTVNGTSFSLTNGALGNDVFAVNLNAAVGDNGNLIKMQDVQTAKLMNDGRSTVLDVYEGLNTDMGVQKASASRLREVGLVEKEAAESRVAEISGVNLDEEAANMMRFQQSYAASSRIMTVANETFETLLNASR; encoded by the coding sequence ATGGGGTTTGACCTACTCAATATGGGGTCGCAGGGCGTTTTAACTGCTCAGCGTCAACTCAACACCACTAGCCACAATATTAATAACGTTAATACTGAGGGCTACAGCCGTCAGTCAGTTGTTCAAAGCACAAATGATCCTATTTGGTGGGGCGGCAACCAGTATGGCACAGGTGTACATGCGGCAGAAGTTCGCCGTGGTTACGACCAATTTGCCACTAACGAATTAAACTTGACCACCACCAACCTCAATTATGCCAGCGAACGCGAAGGTCAGTTGGGTCGCTTGGATAATATGTTGGCGAACAGTGCCAAGAAAATCCCAGAAGACATGAACCAGTGGTACGACGCAATTAAAGGCATGGCCGATAGCCCTAGCGATATTGGTAGTCGGAAAGTTGTGTTAGAAAAAGCCAAACTTGTTGCAGCAGGCCTTAATGATAACCATAAAGTGTTGGCGCAGCAGCAGACAGAAACCAATGATATTTTGGCACGCACCCTTGATCGCGTGAATGATATTGGCCGTGAGTTAGTCGATATTCATCAAGCAATCATCAAAACACCTACCGCGGGCTCTGATAATGATTTACTCGATCGCCACCAAGCCTTGATTAACGAGTTGTCTCAGTACACTAAAGTGACGGTGACGCGCAAGAATGATGAAACCTTTAATATCATGATTGGTAGCGGCCACACCTTGGTATCGGGAACGGAATCGAGCCAACTGAAAATGGTGGACGGTAACCCCGATCCTCGTCAAACACAGTTAGCAATGGTGGAGGGTAAGTCGCTCAAAGTCATTCGTAATGATGATATTGGTGGTAAGTTAGCAGCACTGTTTCAGTTTCGTGATGAAACCTTAGCGCAAGCCATGGATGAGATGGGGCGTATCGCGATCGGTTTTTCTGATTCAATGAATGAACTGCAATCGCAAGGTTTAGATTTAAAAGGCCGCGTTGGTGAGAATATTTTCCACGATATCAACAGCCCTGAAACAGCGGCGGCTCGTGCATTGATCCCTAAAGGTTCAACGGCGGCTGTGAATGTTTATATTGATGATATTAAAGCGTTAAAGTCAGGTGAATATCAACTGAGCTTTGATGGTAGCCAACACAAATTAGTCTCACCAGATGGACAGAGTCAGACGGTGATGCCAAGTGGTACCCCGCCTAAGTTCAGTATTGATGGTTTAGAGATTGAAATTGCTGCGCCTATTGGTATTGGTGAGCCTATTCTTATTCGTCCAACGCGGACTTCTGCCAGTGAAATTCGCGTTACCATGGAAGACCCATCAAAATTGGCAGCACAGAGTTACATGAGCTCTGCCACTAAAGCGCACGGTACGGCTGATTTGCAAGTTTCGACACCAGGTGCCTTACGTGAATTCCAAGTTGCTATTTCGCCTGATGCGAGCCAGTTCGCTGTGCTTGATATGAAAGGACAAATTTTACAAGCGCCACAAGCGTATCCGCCAGCAGGGGATGTGACGGTAAATGGTACTAGCTTCAGTTTGACCAATGGGGCATTAGGTAACGATGTCTTTGCGGTTAACCTTAATGCTGCTGTTGGTGATAACGGCAACTTGATCAAAATGCAGGATGTGCAAACCGCGAAACTGATGAATGATGGCCGTTCGACAGTATTGGATGTCTACGAAGGGCTGAATACCGATATGGGTGTGCAAAAGGCATCAGCAAGCCGCTTACGTGAAGTCGGCTTAGTGGAAAAAGAAGCGGCGGAAAGCCGAGTTGCTGAAATATCAGGGGTGAACCTTGATGAAGAAGCCGCCAATATGATGCGCTTCCAACAGTCTTATGCTGCGTCATCTCGAATTATGACGGTAGCAAATGAAACGTTTGAAACCTTGCTGAATGCATCTCGCTAG
- a CDS encoding flagellin, with amino-acid sequence MTAQRYLNKASEDLGRSMERLSTGEKINSAKDDAAGLQISNRLVAQTRGLNVAMRNANDGISIAQTAEGAMQESTSILQRMRDLSLQSSNGANSDDDRVAMQEEVSALQDELNRIAETTAFGGRKLLNGTFGEAAFQIGSDSGEAIIMGITSVRADHTDMGGQKIVASGMANPSWTAGSSNVMKIKIDGEASPSISIDLIEGDDIEEVATRINGQSNGRVNASVTEEGKLQIFSDEGSIEIDGTTKLAQGVDAAGAAADIFAAGAKSALTTVQEIDVKSVGGAQSAVSVIDAALKYIDSQRADLGAKQNRLGHTINNLANVSENVSQSNSRIRDTDFAKETTEMTKSQILQQASTSILAQAKQVPQAAMTLLQ; translated from the coding sequence ATGACTGCGCAGCGTTACCTGAACAAGGCATCAGAAGATCTTGGCCGTTCGATGGAACGCTTATCGACAGGTGAGAAGATCAATAGTGCAAAAGATGATGCTGCTGGTTTACAGATTTCTAACCGCTTAGTCGCGCAAACGCGCGGCCTAAATGTTGCCATGCGAAATGCTAACGATGGTATTTCTATTGCTCAAACCGCTGAAGGTGCGATGCAAGAATCAACCAGCATTCTGCAACGTATGCGTGACTTATCCCTTCAATCATCTAACGGCGCAAACTCCGATGATGATCGTGTTGCTATGCAAGAAGAAGTCTCTGCACTGCAAGACGAACTGAACCGTATCGCTGAAACGACAGCCTTTGGTGGTCGTAAATTATTGAACGGTACATTTGGTGAAGCGGCATTCCAGATTGGTTCTGATTCTGGTGAAGCTATCATTATGGGTATCACGAGTGTACGTGCTGACCATACTGACATGGGTGGCCAGAAGATTGTAGCAAGCGGTATGGCAAACCCCTCTTGGACTGCAGGTTCAAGCAATGTTATGAAAATTAAGATTGATGGTGAAGCCTCACCGTCTATCTCTATCGACCTTATTGAAGGCGATGATATCGAAGAAGTGGCAACACGTATCAATGGTCAGTCTAACGGCCGTGTAAATGCGTCGGTAACGGAAGAAGGTAAGCTACAAATCTTCTCTGACGAAGGCAGCATTGAAATCGATGGTACGACAAAACTTGCACAAGGTGTTGATGCTGCAGGTGCTGCTGCTGATATTTTTGCGGCGGGTGCCAAAAGTGCTTTAACAACCGTCCAAGAAATTGATGTTAAATCTGTTGGTGGTGCGCAATCTGCGGTTAGTGTTATCGATGCTGCACTTAAGTACATTGATAGCCAACGGGCAGATTTAGGTGCAAAACAGAACCGTTTAGGCCACACCATCAACAACTTGGCTAACGTATCTGAAAACGTCTCTCAATCTAACAGCCGAATCCGTGATACTGATTTTGCGAAAGAAACGACAGAGATGACGAAGAGCCAGATCTTGCAACAGGCGAGTACGTCTATCCTTGCGCAAGCGAAGCAAGTACCGCAAGCGGCAATGACATTACTTCAATAA
- the flgL gene encoding flagellar hook-associated protein FlgL — translation MITRMATFHNYQSVANDMNRQQVKVAENQQQLATGKRLLTAGDDPVSSIYIQNFDQQNTQIDQSLKSITMARNRLNNEETAVAEVENLLDEAKRKSMLMVNGSLSTDDRIAHKQDMQGLYDSFMNLVNSQDESGNFVFAGTRYNKQPFFRDNNGVVAYAGDSYQRMAKVSASVDVPVNDAGDKLFLEVANPYGDYQPDYDLKSGSLLLLSNAANSNNADNAAYDITFTNTAAGTNYELFQNGVSVQQGKYEPDTGIQWGTLQVDLEGEIKDGDKISLNRQEHVNVFEAFRRGIELSDSSVSDASASAELHQVAAELSEAFKHINRTRSEVGTRLQTLDRQEDMHQDFKIVMSQARGTLEDLDYASAVIELNENMMSLQASQQAFAKTKDLNLFNYI, via the coding sequence ATGATCACTCGTATGGCAACTTTCCATAACTATCAATCTGTTGCGAATGATATGAATCGCCAGCAAGTTAAAGTTGCCGAAAACCAGCAGCAGTTAGCAACTGGCAAACGACTATTAACAGCGGGTGATGACCCTGTTTCTTCGATTTATATTCAGAACTTTGATCAGCAAAATACTCAAATAGATCAATCGCTGAAAAGCATTACTATGGCTCGAAACCGCCTGAATAATGAAGAAACGGCAGTGGCTGAAGTTGAAAACTTACTGGATGAAGCAAAACGAAAATCCATGCTGATGGTCAACGGTTCCCTATCCACTGATGACCGTATCGCGCATAAGCAAGATATGCAGGGGCTATACGATTCGTTTATGAACTTGGTGAATAGTCAAGATGAGTCAGGTAACTTTGTCTTTGCGGGGACGCGCTATAACAAGCAGCCTTTCTTTAGAGATAACAACGGTGTTGTTGCATACGCCGGTGACAGCTACCAGCGGATGGCTAAGGTCTCCGCATCGGTTGATGTACCTGTGAATGATGCGGGTGACAAATTATTTTTAGAAGTCGCGAATCCGTATGGTGATTACCAGCCTGACTATGACTTAAAAAGCGGCTCTTTATTACTGTTATCCAATGCAGCAAATAGCAACAATGCTGATAATGCGGCCTATGATATTACCTTTACCAATACAGCTGCCGGCACTAACTATGAGCTATTCCAAAATGGGGTATCGGTTCAGCAAGGTAAATATGAGCCTGATACTGGTATTCAGTGGGGGACACTACAAGTTGATCTTGAAGGCGAAATCAAAGACGGTGATAAAATCAGTTTGAATCGCCAAGAACACGTTAATGTGTTTGAAGCCTTTCGTCGTGGGATCGAGCTATCCGATAGCAGTGTGTCGGATGCGTCAGCCAGTGCTGAACTGCACCAAGTTGCCGCGGAATTATCGGAAGCATTTAAGCATATTAACCGGACCCGTTCAGAGGTAGGCACACGCCTACAAACACTGGATCGCCAAGAAGACATGCATCAAGATTTTAAGATAGTCATGAGCCAAGCGCGAGGCACACTAGAAGATTTGGATTATGCCAGCGCTGTGATAGAGCTCAATGAAAACATGATGTCGCTGCAAGCCTCGCAGCAGGCCTTTGCTAAAACTAAAGATTTGAATTTGTTTAATTATATCTAG
- a CDS encoding flagellar basal body P-ring protein FlgI has protein sequence MNVNVRLLIASLLMLLTLPANAARIKDVSEVAGVRSNQLVGYGLVVGLPGTGETTPFTDQSFRAMLQNFGIQLPAGQKPKTKNVAAVAVNATLPAFTKQGQSIDITVSSIGSAKSLRGGTLLQTFLKGLDGKVYAVAQGSLVVSGFSASGADGSKIVGNNPTVGRITNGAMVEQEVPNPFGRGDFLTFNLFESDFTTAQRMADTVNQFLGPDMAAAIDATSIRVRAPRDISQRVAFLSTVENLEFDPAEGAAKIIVNSRTGTIVVGQHVKLKPAAITHGGMTVTIRENPQVSQPNAFSGGNTVVVPNSEVEVTEADSRMFKFDPGVSLDDLVRAVNQVGAAPSDLMAILQALKQAGAIEGQLIII, from the coding sequence ATGAACGTGAACGTCCGTCTATTAATCGCTAGCTTGCTAATGTTACTCACTTTGCCAGCCAATGCTGCACGCATCAAAGATGTGTCGGAAGTTGCTGGGGTTCGTAGTAACCAATTAGTGGGCTATGGTCTGGTTGTCGGCTTGCCGGGAACGGGCGAAACCACACCGTTCACCGATCAAAGCTTCCGTGCCATGCTGCAAAATTTTGGTATTCAATTACCTGCTGGGCAAAAGCCGAAAACTAAAAACGTTGCTGCAGTCGCGGTGAATGCCACGCTCCCTGCATTTACTAAGCAAGGTCAGAGCATTGATATCACGGTTTCTTCAATCGGTTCAGCTAAGAGCTTGCGTGGCGGTACCTTGCTGCAAACCTTCCTCAAAGGTTTAGATGGCAAAGTCTATGCCGTTGCTCAAGGCAGCCTAGTGGTCAGTGGTTTTAGTGCCAGTGGTGCTGATGGTTCAAAGATTGTAGGTAATAACCCAACCGTTGGTCGTATTACTAATGGTGCGATGGTTGAACAAGAAGTTCCAAACCCCTTTGGCCGTGGTGACTTCCTAACGTTTAATTTGTTTGAATCTGATTTCACCACAGCGCAGCGCATGGCGGATACCGTGAATCAATTCTTAGGTCCAGATATGGCGGCAGCAATTGATGCGACATCGATTCGCGTTCGTGCGCCGCGTGATATCAGTCAACGGGTTGCTTTTTTATCAACGGTTGAAAATCTAGAGTTTGATCCTGCAGAAGGTGCAGCCAAAATTATTGTTAACTCGCGCACTGGCACCATAGTGGTTGGTCAGCATGTTAAGTTAAAGCCTGCTGCCATTACTCATGGTGGCATGACGGTCACTATTCGAGAGAATCCACAAGTGAGTCAGCCGAATGCTTTCTCAGGTGGTAACACGGTTGTTGTGCCTAACTCTGAAGTGGAAGTTACAGAAGCTGATTCACGTATGTTTAAATTTGATCCGGGTGTGAGCTTGGATGATTTAGTCCGCGCGGTGAATCAAGTTGGGGCGGCGCCATCAGATTTGATGGCAATTTTGCAAGCGCTAAAACAAGCGGGTGCGATTGAAGGCCAGCTGATTATTATCTAA
- a CDS encoding flagellar protein FlaG: MEIKPVAMSQLPSSTSAQHSSSGTNVADKSGSTASLSQSRHQEQAVKSSDQGKTDVRRVEQTVSLEEKQQIQQQELAKMVESIEEFVGTLNKGLAFRLDEDSGRQIITVYDKKSGEIVRQIPDEDLLSLSRQLATHSGGLFTTQV, encoded by the coding sequence ATGGAAATAAAACCCGTTGCTATGTCTCAGCTGCCTTCATCCACTTCTGCGCAACACTCCTCATCTGGCACGAATGTTGCAGATAAATCTGGCAGCACAGCATCACTTTCTCAATCAAGACACCAAGAGCAAGCTGTAAAAAGCAGTGATCAAGGTAAAACTGATGTTCGCCGTGTGGAACAAACAGTTTCGCTTGAAGAAAAACAACAAATTCAGCAGCAAGAATTGGCAAAAATGGTTGAGAGCATCGAAGAGTTTGTTGGCACTTTGAATAAAGGGCTCGCTTTTCGTTTAGATGAAGATTCTGGTCGGCAAATTATTACCGTTTACGATAAAAAAAGCGGTGAAATTGTACGGCAGATCCCTGATGAAGACTTATTGTCATTGTCTCGTCAGTTAGCGACCCACTCTGGGGGGTTATTTACTACCCAAGTTTAA